A genomic segment from Tolypothrix sp. NIES-4075 encodes:
- a CDS encoding general stress protein — protein sequence MVVGVHRRAVGVFARRRDAEAALHELKKSGFDMNRVSVVVQDADGDKDIAGAEVRERVGDKSDEGATVGAVTGGTLGGLTGLLVGLGTLAIPGIGPIMLAGATATALATTLAGAGIGAVAGSLLGGLIGLGIPEERARVYNDRVQRGQYLVILDGTDAEIAEAEKILHTSGIEEFGIYDHPNQTIATGIPSRGVGVRKHAVGYFSNLNNAESAINDLRRAGFPLSQITLLHQNSSRRDAFAGVDLRDRFDENRWRLPGDRHRFYNDIIHQGQYVIIVDGTDDEINHAAAILNRHGIQQWQVFDPEASPRADLYPNQTGIATPVSTAPLHRKRAIGVFSHRRDAEAAIGDLRDGGISLDHVSIIGKNASGDHMGGVGVNDSVDNTKADDGAKAGAVTGTALGGLGGLLVGLGTLAIPGVGPVLVGGAAATALATALTGAGIGAAAGSIAGALVGLGIPEKNAKIYNDRINRGDYLVIVDGTDAEVRRAEEILKRRHVEEFNIYDATDLDRPGDRSVVAEPAPLDRGIIAQPTPVVNTNVPLHRNKRAIGVFAHRRDAEAAIGDLRDNGISLDHVSIIGKNADHNVGGVSVNDRLDDNKADDGAKAGAVTGGALGGLGGLLVGLGTLAIPGVGPVLLGGAAATALATALTGGAIGAAAGGIAGALVGLGIPEKNAKIYNDRINRGDYLVIVDGTDAEVHRAEEILKRRHVEEFNIYDATDLDRPGDRGVVTQPTSVANTTQSNYVPSIDSDEPAVIIIDRRDETVS from the coding sequence ATGGTTGTGGGAGTACATAGACGCGCTGTAGGCGTATTTGCTCGTCGCCGGGATGCAGAAGCGGCACTGCATGAACTGAAAAAATCCGGCTTTGACATGAATAGAGTGTCTGTGGTAGTGCAAGATGCAGACGGCGATAAAGATATAGCAGGTGCGGAAGTTAGAGAACGTGTTGGCGATAAATCAGATGAAGGTGCCACAGTTGGTGCTGTGACTGGCGGTACTTTAGGCGGATTGACAGGCTTGTTAGTAGGTTTGGGGACTTTAGCAATTCCCGGTATTGGACCAATTATGCTGGCTGGGGCAACAGCAACCGCCTTAGCAACAACTTTAGCAGGTGCCGGTATTGGTGCAGTAGCTGGTAGTTTGTTGGGTGGATTGATTGGTTTGGGAATTCCCGAAGAACGAGCCAGAGTTTACAACGATCGCGTACAACGAGGACAATATTTAGTTATCCTTGATGGCACAGATGCGGAAATTGCCGAAGCTGAAAAAATCCTGCATACCAGCGGTATAGAAGAATTTGGCATTTATGACCACCCGAATCAGACAATAGCTACAGGTATTCCCAGTCGGGGTGTCGGTGTCAGAAAACATGCTGTTGGTTATTTCTCAAATCTGAATAATGCAGAATCGGCAATCAACGATTTGCGAAGAGCAGGCTTTCCTTTAAGCCAAATTACCCTTCTTCATCAAAACTCAAGCCGTCGCGATGCATTTGCCGGCGTTGATTTGCGCGATCGCTTTGATGAAAATAGATGGCGGCTACCAGGCGATCGCCATCGCTTTTACAACGATATAATCCATCAAGGGCAGTACGTTATCATCGTCGATGGTACAGATGATGAAATTAACCACGCTGCGGCAATTCTCAATCGACATGGAATTCAACAGTGGCAAGTTTTTGACCCGGAAGCAAGCCCAAGAGCAGATTTGTATCCGAATCAAACAGGCATTGCTACTCCTGTAAGCACCGCACCTCTGCATAGAAAACGGGCGATCGGTGTATTTTCTCATCGCCGCGATGCAGAAGCTGCAATTGGCGATTTGCGCGATGGTGGAATATCGCTGGATCATGTTTCGATCATCGGTAAAAATGCTTCGGGCGATCACATGGGTGGCGTGGGTGTAAATGACTCTGTAGACAATACCAAAGCCGACGATGGCGCAAAAGCAGGCGCCGTTACAGGTACTGCATTAGGCGGTTTAGGCGGCTTATTAGTTGGTCTTGGCACCTTGGCGATTCCGGGAGTCGGTCCAGTACTAGTAGGTGGTGCGGCTGCAACTGCTTTGGCTACAGCTTTGACAGGTGCTGGTATTGGTGCAGCAGCTGGCAGTATAGCTGGGGCATTAGTCGGCTTAGGAATACCGGAAAAAAATGCGAAAATTTATAATGATCGCATTAATAGAGGCGATTATTTGGTAATCGTTGATGGCACAGATGCAGAAGTTCGCCGTGCTGAAGAAATTCTAAAGAGGCGACATGTTGAAGAGTTTAACATCTATGATGCTACCGATTTAGACCGTCCAGGCGATCGCTCAGTTGTTGCTGAACCAGCACCATTAGATCGGGGAATTATTGCTCAACCAACACCTGTTGTTAACACTAACGTACCTCTGCACAGAAACAAAAGAGCGATCGGTGTATTCGCTCATCGTCGCGATGCAGAAGCTGCAATTGGCGATTTGCGCGATAATGGAATATCGCTGGATCATGTTTCGATCATCGGTAAAAATGCAGACCACAACGTTGGTGGTGTAAGTGTAAATGACCGTCTAGACGATAACAAAGCCGACGATGGTGCAAAAGCTGGTGCAGTTACAGGTGGTGCATTAGGCGGTTTAGGCGGCTTATTAGTTGGTCTTGGCACGTTAGCGATTCCCGGAGTCGGTCCAGTACTATTAGGTGGTGCGGCTGCAACTGCTTTGGCTACAGCCTTGACAGGTGGTGCGATTGGTGCAGCAGCTGGGGGTATAGCTGGGGCATTAGTTGGTTTAGGAATACCGGAAAAAAATGCGAAAATTTATAACGATCGCATTAATAGAGGCGATTATTTGGTAATCGTTGATGGCACAGATGCAGAAGTTCACCGTGCTGAAGAAATCCTCAAACGACGACATGTTGAAGAGTTTAACATCTATGATGCTACCGATTTAGACCGTCCAGGCGATCGTGGCGTTGTTACTCAACCAACATCTGTTGCTAACACTACTCAAAGCAATTACGTGCCATCGATTGATAGCGACGAACCCGCAGTCATCATTATTGACCGTCGCGATGAAACTGTCTCATAA
- a CDS encoding BON domain-containing protein, producing the protein MKKLTPFFISALLLFGAAACQNPAKTSADAPNDTNKPVSQTEAPSAQATEAAKEDAQSQTRRNQLNADIQAREQRNNATGGDSKRAVGDLKSEVRSKLEANTPGSNLAVEATKDGIVTVTGTVTNEAQLAKIEPLSKEIKGVKQVVNKATVVKK; encoded by the coding sequence ATGAAAAAGCTAACTCCTTTCTTTATTAGTGCTTTATTACTTTTTGGTGCTGCTGCTTGTCAAAATCCCGCTAAAACCAGCGCGGATGCACCAAATGATACTAATAAACCTGTATCTCAAACCGAAGCCCCAAGCGCACAAGCAACTGAAGCTGCGAAAGAAGACGCTCAAAGTCAAACCCGCAGAAACCAACTAAATGCCGACATTCAAGCACGCGAACAGCGGAATAATGCAACCGGAGGCGATAGTAAAAGAGCCGTAGGCGATTTAAAAAGTGAAGTTCGTTCTAAGTTGGAAGCTAACACCCCCGGTAGTAATTTAGCAGTTGAAGCTACAAAAGATGGCATAGTCACTGTTACCGGAACTGTAACTAATGAAGCCCAACTAGCTAAAATTGAACCTTTATCTAAAGAAATTAAAGGTGTCAAACAAGTGGTAAATAAAGCAACCGTTGTTAAGAAATAA
- a CDS encoding CAAD domain-containing protein → MNANLQQSEYDNPTSPQGMVAIEGSNPQNLAMLPPASEPENQLQEFGQQVSDFLAKLPENIGRFFREYKKPIINVGLFIAAILAVKIVLAILDALNDIPLLSPTFELVGISYSTWFVFRYLLKDSTRQELSANIESLKKQTFGNNVDQM, encoded by the coding sequence ATGAACGCAAACTTACAGCAATCGGAATACGATAATCCCACCTCACCACAAGGTATGGTAGCAATTGAAGGTTCAAACCCGCAAAATCTGGCAATGCTACCACCTGCGAGTGAACCAGAAAACCAATTGCAGGAATTTGGACAACAAGTTTCGGATTTTTTGGCAAAATTGCCGGAAAATATAGGTAGATTCTTTAGAGAATACAAGAAACCAATTATCAACGTTGGTTTATTTATAGCAGCAATTCTCGCAGTCAAAATAGTTCTGGCAATTTTGGATGCACTCAATGATATTCCGCTGCTATCTCCAACTTTTGAGTTAGTGGGAATTAGTTACTCAACTTGGTTTGTTTTCCGCTATTTACTCAAAGATTCGACTCGGCAAGAATTATCTGCTAACATTGAATCGCTAAAAAAACAGACTTTTGGCAACAATGTTGACCAAATGTAA